The following proteins are co-located in the Malassezia restricta chromosome II, complete sequence genome:
- a CDS encoding small subunit ribosomal protein S5e, producing MAAVGIPKNIASLSIPETGTVRLFGKWDAQDVEVKDISLTDYISLRNAVYTPHTAGRYATKQFRKAQMPIVERLVNALMFHGRNNGKKLMAVRIVAHAFEIIHLLTDANPIQILVDAIINTGPREDSTRIGSQGTVRRQAVDVSPLRRVNQSISLITTGTRESAFRNVKSIAECLADELINAAKGSSNSFAIKKKDELERVAKSNR from the exons ATGGCTGCGGTTGGAATTCCAA AGAACATtgcctcgctcagcatTCCTGAGACCGGAACTGTTCGTCTTTTCGGCAAGTGGGA CGCTCAGGATGTCGAGGTCAAGGACATTTCCCTGACGGACTACATCTCGCTTCGTAACGCCGTCTACACCCCTCACACGGCCGGTCGCTACGCCACTAAGCAGTTCCGCAAGGCTCAGATGCCCATCGTTGAGCGCCTTGTGAATGCCCTCATGTTCCACGGCCGTAACAACGGCAAGAAGCTCATGGCTGTTCGCATTGTGGCGCACGCCTTTGAAATCATTCACCTCCTTACCGATGCCAACCCCATCCAGATCCTTGTGGACGCCATTATCAACACCGGCCCCCGTGAGGACTCGACTCGTATTGGTTCGCAGGGCACGGTCCGTCGTCAAGCCGTCGATGTGTCGCCTCTGCGTCGTGTGAACCAGTCGATCTCGCTCATCACGACCGGTACGCGTGAGTCGGCTTTCCGCAACGTAAAGAGCATTGCCGAGTGCCTCGCTGACGAACTCATCAACGCTGCTAAGGGCTCATCGAACTCGTTCGCGATCAAGAAGAAGgatgagctcgagcgcgtcgccaaGTCTAACCGTTAA
- a CDS encoding transducin (beta)-like 1, with protein MPDDDQASTQFSASEVNLLIYHYLKESGFLHTCFTLRYEARLDDLPASHEPIVQPGQLLQYLHRGLLYTAAEKHVQSMQDAGTSSQTTDVTATLPKPDALVKPMRLSPPPSRPEKVEKHVNASSQTPVWQSEPVPPSREAGEATKRSSEWDVPPSEKRSRAEDSTHMSPTETRRTKSKTKKNGHARRTSEQGAKFAPAPTATKDPNATQLSGHTAEVFVSAWNPSVPGMLASGAGDATVRIWDMMSPDEAPAVCKHLPPTQAKNVSSVEWNSDGTLLASGSHDGILRLWTPQGDLHLVMSMHQGPIFGVHWNQKGTMLLTGGADGTAIVWDVGSGRTRQQISLHSNNVMDVQWLTGRSFEHVAHPNQALADALFATCSADATVHLCKLGEPKPIKTFARHSDEVNAIRFDPSQTLLASASDDANVHIWPLNLSGLATSTTSVAPNDTEPLHILRGHTQEVYALAWNNTGPGSSHPDKPRMLATASFDHTARIWNADTGACLHVIQGHEMSVFTLCFSPCARYLATGGIDHRVLITRVSDAHTVYSYTGGGSIMDLAWTQTPRTQLAVAQSDKQLVVLDLSTSLH; from the coding sequence ATGCCGGACGACGATCAAGCTTCAACGCAATTTTCTGCATCGGAGGTTAACTTGCTCATCTATCACTATCTCAAAGAGTCAGGCTTTCTGCATACATGCTTCACACTCAGGTATGAAGCGCGCTTGGACGACCTGCCAGCATCGCATGAGCCGATCGTGCAGCCAGGTCAACTCCTGCAATATCTTCACCGTGGACTTTTATATACAGCCGCCGAAAAGCATGTACAGAGCATGCAGGATGCAGGCACTAGCTCTCAGACGACAGATGTCACAGCCACCTTGCCCAAACCCGACGCCCTCGTGAAACCCATGCGTCTGTCTCCGCCGCCATCCCGACCCGAAAAGGTCGAAAAGCATGTGAATGCATCGTCACAAACACCTGTGTGGCAGTCTGAGCCCGTGCCTCCGTCCAGAGAGGCTGGCGAAGCGACCAAGCGCAGTTCCGAATGGGACGTGCCGCCTTCAGAAAAGCGGAGCAGAGCCGAGGATTCTACGCACATGTCGCCCACAGAGACACGCCGCACCAAGTCCAAGACGAAAAAAAACGGacacgcgcggcgcacatcTGAACAGGGTGCTAAGTTtgcgccagcgcccacAGCCACCAAAGACCCCAATGCCACACAACTTTCTGGACATACCGCAGAAGTTTTTGTATCAGCATGGAATCCTAGTGTTCCAGGGATGCTTGCTAGTGGCGCAGGTGACGCAACTGTGCGTATTTGGGATATGATGTCgccggacgaggcgccagCTGTCTGTAAGCACTTGCCACCAACGCAAGCCAAGAATGTGTCATCCGTCGAATGGAATTCAGACGGCACACTTCTGGCTTCAGGCTCTCACGACGGTATTCTACGGCTTTGGACGCCTCAGGGCGATTTACATCTCGTCATGTCGATGCATCAGGGACCTATATTCGGCGTGCATTGGAACCAGAAAGGAACCATGCTGCTCACGGGTGGCGCTGATGGAACGGCGATTGTGTGGGACGTTGGCAGTGGTCGCACGCGACAGCAGATCAGCCTGCATTCCAATAATGTTATGGATGTGCAGTGGCTCACTGGCAGGTCCTTTGAGCATGTGGCACATCCCAACCAGGCGCTGGCTGATGCACTTTTTGCAACGTGCTCAGCAGATGCCACCGTGCATCTGTGCAAATTAGGTGAACCAAAGCCCATCAAGACCTTTGCTCGACATTCGGACGAAGTAAACGCAATCCGCTTTGACCCATCACAAACTCTGCTAGCGTCAGCGTCTGATGATGCTAACGTACATATATGGCCACTGAATTTATCGGGACTAGCTACAAGCACAACCTCTGTGGCGCCAAATGACACCGAGCCCCTACATATTCTCCGAGGACACACGCAGGAAGTGTATGCACTGGCATGGAATAATACAGGACCCGGCTCATCGCATCCAGACAAGCCACGTATGCTAGCGACCGCTAGTTTTGACCACACAGCCCGCATTTGGAATGCAGACACAGGTGCATGCCTTCATGTGATTCAGGGCCACGAAATGAGCGTGTTCACACTGTGCTTCAGCCCATGTGCTCGCTACTTGGCTACAGGAGGCATTGATCATCGCGTTTTAATTACACGTGTATCTGATGCACATACTGTCTACTCCTACACGGGTGGTGGATCCATTATGGACTTGGCCTGGACCCAAACACctcgcacgcagctcgctgTGGCCCAGTCAGacaagcagctcgtggTCCTCGACTTAAGTACAAGCCTCCATTAG
- a CDS encoding rhomboid family protein: MASVAMHARRLWTYIQTLPAGTQVMMVSVVISTICLDFAWSVAHVPRTEELWHLLWVPRHSWKRPWTVLTSLPCTISVMEMALHLCILPILAPALEQQWGMLELIRFSSVVGVVSRIVLFVLAYVLAGIQEVLTHKQYVLNVCYNGLYAVFIGFLVAYTQLWPDHVLAWPESYRYRDALMLVVGVSNIPILFGLYAPFLEMQVAWIVAWIYLRFYQPHGTGLWGDASSSFAFAKFFPTVIQPFLAPISRRVYHAASTLRVLPVAMDDDMDLELHVSGLAPTNPRAEAERHRTMALSALDPAAPELAAGATPPAPAPSPLPHDTHV, translated from the coding sequence ATGGCGTCAGTGGCCATGCATGCCCGCCGGCTTTGGACGTATATCCAGACGCTGCCGGCAGGTACGCAGGTTATGATGGTTTCTGTGGTCATTAGTACTATTTGTCTTGATTTCGCGTGGAGTGTGGCGCATGTACCGCGCACGGAAGAACTCTGGCACCTGTTATGGGTGCCACGCCACAGCTGGAAGAGGCCGTGGACGGTCTTGACCTCTTTGCCATGCACGATATCCGTGATGGAGATGGCGCTGCATTTGTGCATCCTACCCATTCTTGCTCCAGCATTGGAGCAACAATGGGGCATGCTTGAACTGATCCGCTTCTCCAGCGTTGTGGGTGTCGTATCACGTATCGTGTTGTTCGTACTGGCCTACGTTCTAGCCGGCATTCAAGAAGTCCTGACGCATAAGCAATATGTATTGAATGTATGCTATAATGGGTTATATGCCGTATTTATCGGCTTTCTCGTCGCATACACTCAACTTTGGCCCGATCACGTCTTGGCATGGCCCGAATCGTATCGTTACCGCGATGCCCTCATGCTCGTGGTAGGCGTATCCAACATCCCAATTCTGTTTGGCCTATACGCGCCTTTTCTGGAAATGCAGGTAGCATGGATTGTTGCCTGGATTTATCTGCGCTTTTACCAGCCACACGGCACGGGTTTGTGGGGCGATGCGAGCTCTTCCTTCGCCTTCGCCAAGTTTTTCCCCACTGTGATCCAACCATTTCTTGCACCTATAAGCCGGCGCGTGTACCATGCTGCATCGACTCTACGTGTGCTCCcggtggccatggacgatgaCATGGACCTGGAACTTCATGTATCAGGACTTGCGCCCACGAATCCTCGagccgaggccgagcgccaTCGTACCATGGCCCTCTCGGCCCTTGATCCTGCAGCACCCGAACTAGCAGCAGGGGCAACGCCGCCTGCACCCGCACCTTCACCTCTACCACATGATACCCATGTCTAA
- a CDS encoding PPR repeat containing protein, with the protein MPTRPFQPMYAPSHMVTLYTHTLANKPEPCVDVNAWNLVASPGRDGLASLDAQDLPILPDCASECIALRDTLVQTLQNKPSQDAFSHLESVLSTAYTTIFSPFQHDASQKDTQVGAAILSFIGLTSEALVHINTHESFVIAQKLLIYTQQHIGAVPGVHFRRIAADLGQRGQVDHVLQLVRLAQIHHEHDWALWYAEFLALNSLHNVEFDTYWSSTVKKSTGDVPYEAYELCMLHWASHRNHHMYRGALKGLLKSHHTLRSRTWLALFETYPPLTAIVRKEYAYLIKMDPAAMIPALMQKMIAYNAVHYVPWILWTVRVPESQRLVREQKKVPLWSRETQHLIPTWGPCATTYSLAATCAGRQGRLDVAIRFFKLALKCAAHDRPLAASERLPEAERHPDTVAMEYACVGVVNASLRADRPGLGIAFAQHVTGLYFGIQNARKFNVSKRCTTLTTMLIASMIKCAGRLYNKSLLTLVLDLAQELKLRINGRVRRALAVLIMECLDPRSKNLGLMYKMLSFLQKPSPSESLHGKLRTELKAMGFDYRMQRAKPMHMSHVSRALPSPEYQSLKWVRDTPLQPEAEPSVSKMASPTTVPAAPRLRTQYMHLLLKTKDKEAVQHTFRTFLEANQAPCRRHVQLLLSALCNTQQMNEAWWILSRGLEMWNIRPHANMYEAVSSAYAQMGDWQSVSRVLRLMERNHIEVDMYLYDRLQMSATSNEVDSLNIVPTKSLDMTHHKHVLQHFVLLMKQRKYLEAQQFATAHLRTVRKPGSKWRRAMRDARLRLIKVRDLEALALSKKNVRSSRDRDQERRKARSFRYYLVTLIKRILRRYPRATR; encoded by the coding sequence ATGCCTACCCGACCTTTTCAACCCATGTACGCGCCTTCGCACATGGTTACATTGTATACCCATACCCTTGCCAACAAGCCAGAGCCGTGTGTGGATGTAAATGCATGGAATCTGGTTGCAAGTCCTGGGCGTGACGGTCTCGCGAGTTTGGATGCGCAGGATTTGCCCATTTTACCCGACTGTGCCAGCGAATGCATTGCGCTGCGTGACACACTGGTGCAAACCCTCCAGAACAAGCCTTCTCAGGACGCATTTTCTCACTTGGAATCAGTTTTGTCCACGGCTTATACCACGATCTTTTCACCATTCCAACATGACGCGTCACAGAAAGACACGCAGGTGGGTGCTGCTATTCTGTCTTTTATTGGCTTGACATCCGAGGCACTTGTACATATCAATACGCACGAGTCCTTTGTGATCGCACAAAAACTTTTGATCTATACGCAGCAGCACATTGGGGCAGTCCCCGGTGTGCACTTTCGCCGCATAGCCGCTGATCTGGGCCAACGCGGTCAGGTCGATCATGTGCTACAACTCGTGCGTCTCGCCCAGATACACCATGAGCATGATTGGGCTTTGTGGTATGCAGAGTTCCTTGCATTAAACTCACTCCATAATGTCGAGTTTGACACGTACTGGAGCTCGACGGTAAAAAAGTCCacgggcgacgtgccgtaTGAGGCATACGAACTTTGCATGCTACACTGGGCATCTCACCGAAATCATCATATGTATCGGGGGGCACTCAAAGGGCTTCTTAAGTCGCATCATACTTTGCGGAGCCGTACATGGCTTGCCCTATTCGAAACGTATCCACCACTCACTGCGATTGTGAGGAAAGAGTATGCGTACCTAATCAAAATGGATCCGGCTGCCATGATTCCTGCGCTAATGCAGAAGATGATTGCTTACAATGCAGTTCACTATGTTCCATGGATTCTTTGGACTGTGCGGGTCCCTGAAAGCCAGCGGCTCGTCCGAGAGCAAAAGAAAGTACCGCTGTGGTCCCGCGAGACACAACACTTGATACCGACATGGGGGCCATGTGCCACAACCTATTCACTGGCAGCAACCTGCGCTGGACGACAAGGTCGACTTGATGTGGCCATTAGGTTTTTCAAGCTCGCATTGAaatgcgctgctcacgaCCGACCCTTGGCCGCAAGTGAGCGCCTGCCGGAGGCAGAACGACATCCAGATACAGTGGCAATGGAGTACGCATGTGTCGGTGTCGTCAATGCTTCTCTCCGAGCCGACAGACCTGGTCTTGGGATAGCCTTCGCACAACATGTGACAGGATTGTATTTCGGCATCCAGAATGCAAGAAAATTTAACGTATCGAAGCGATGTACGACATTAACTACAATGCTAATCGCATCAATGATCAAGTGTGCAGGTCGTCTGTACAATAAAAGCCTATTGACTCTTGTGCTAGACCTTGCACAAGAACTAAAATTACGTATCAatggccgcgtgcgccgcgccctGGCTGTCTTGATTATGGAGTGTCTCGACCCAAGGAGCAAAAACTTGGGTCTTATGTATAAAATGCTGTCATTTTTGCAGAAACCAAGCCCGAGCGAATCGCTGCATGGCAAGTTGCGCACCGAATTAAAGGCGATGGGCTTCGATTATCGCATGCAGCGAGCAAAACCGATGCACATGTCTCACGTGTCACGCGCGCTGCCTTCGCCTGAGTATCAGTCGCTGAAGTGGGTCCGAGACACCCCTCTTCAGCCCGAAGCAGAGCCGAGCGTGTCAAAGATGGCCTCGCCTACTACGGTGCCAGCGGCGCCCAGACTACGCACGCAGTATATGCACTTGTTACTCAAGACAAAAGACAAGGAGGCCGTTCAGCACACATTTCGCACTTTCCTCGAAGCTAATCAGGCCCCTTGTAGACGGCATGTGCAACTATTACTGTCAGCTCTGTGTAACACTCAGCAAATGAATGAAGCATGGTGGATCCTAAGCCGTGGGCTGGAAATGTGGAATATACGGCCGCACGCCAACATGTATGAGGCCGTGAGTAGTGCGTATGCACAGATGGGCGACTGGCAGTCTGTATCGCGTGTGCTGAGGCTCATGGAACGGAATCATATCGAGGTGGACATGTACCTCTATGACAGGCTCCAAATGTCCGCCACGTCCAATGAGGTAGACAGCCTCAACATCGTGCCGACCAAAAGCCTCGATATGACGCACCACAAGCATGTCTTGCAACATTTTGTGCTCTTAATGAAACAACGTAAATATTTGGAGGCACAACAATTTGCTACCGCGCACCTGAGAACGGTTCGGAAGCCTGGTAGCAAGTGGCGTCGCGCTATGAGAGATGCAAGGTTACGGCTTATAAAAGTGCGTGATTTGGAGGCGCTCGCTCTCTCTAAGAAAAACGTAAGAAGCTCGAGAGACCGTGACCAAGAAAGGCGAAAGGCGCGTAGTTTCCGGTACTATCTTGTTACCTTGATCAAGAGAATCCTGCGCAGATACCCTCGAGCGACCCGATAG
- a CDS encoding mitochondrial 54S ribosomal protein YmL8, whose amino-acid sequence MKGLAFRKLGRSPSHRNHLLRNLVTSLITHERIVTTVAKAKEAARLADKMITLGKRNTRTAWSGAQAFLFAHKTSLPRLADVSKRYADRPGGYTRIHLMGHRKGDHAPRAVLELVDNPTDVKLDITARCIARETYIMLHRAQKNISWDVLQGLIKAHADIPLEQDTRFHELTRKNIRKIVRFRGDEARTELADKAAAYLERMWAFDTLEGPRRPDTKLWESMEATRPARGRTLMRPMTGRRTLAGQLPVHLAARVGTEKEMAVPMRRSDRTIAPRRIVRFQKPSVVRLAKGIFAKRYVRGSATAVP is encoded by the coding sequence ATGAAGGGCCTTGCCTTCCGCAAACTAGGCCGGTCGCCATCGCATCGAAATCATTTGCTTAGGAATCTCGTCACATCTTTGATTACACATGAGCGCATTGTCACCACCGTCGCTAAAGCCaaggaggcggcgcgccttgctgaCAAGATGATTACTTTGGGTAAGCGAAACACGCGTACGGCTTGGTCTGGTGCTCAGGCATTCCTATTTGCACACAAGACATCGCTTCCACGTCTTGCGGATGTTTCGAAGCGGTATGCCGACCGCCCTGGTGGCTACACTCGTATACACTTGATGGGCCATCGAAAGGGTGACCATGCACCGCGTGCCGTGTTGGAGTTGGTGGACAACCCGACGGACGTGAAGCTGGATATAACAGCACGCTGTATTGCGCGTGAGACGTACATcatgctgcatcgcgctcaGAAAAATATTAGCTGGGATGTGTTGCAAGGTCTCATCAAGGCGCATGCAGACATTCCGTTGGAACAGGACACGCGATTCCATGAACTTACACGTAAGAATATCCGAAAGATTGTACGATTCCGTGGTGATGAAGCACGCACAGAGCTCGCAGATAAGGCAGCAGCATacctcgagcgcatgtgGGCCTTTGACACACTTGAGGGCCCACGCCGTCCGGATACCAAGCTGTGGGAGTCTATGGAGGCGACACGACCGGCCCGTGGACGTACGCTAATGCGACCCATGACGGGccggcgcacgctcgctgGTCAGTTGCCTGTGCACCTCGCTGCACGTGTCGGCACAGAGAAGGAGATGGCCGTGCCTATGCGCCGTTCGGATCGGACAATTGCACCTAGGCGCATTGTGCGCTTCCAAAAGCCCAGTGTCGTGCGTTTGGCGAAGGGTATCTTTGCCAAGCGCTATGTGCGTGGCTCGGCCACAGCTGTTCCATAG
- a CDS encoding NADH dehydrogenase (ubiquinone) 1 alpha/beta subcomplex 1, giving the protein MLTSALSMIPRVARSSSVLSRASMPAVTRAPMARMPVAVPLMARGYASGGGPSLEEIKTRIADVIKSFEKVDPNAVKPEAKFTADLGLDSLDAVEVVMAIEEEFNIEIPDADADAITSVQEAVDYIANTPDAI; this is encoded by the coding sequence ATGTTGACATCCGCCCTGTCGATGATCCCGCGGGTTGCGCGTTCTTCGTCTGTTCTATCTCGCGCATCTATGCCAGCTGTTACGCGTGCGCCAATGGCACGCATGCCTGTAGCTGTGCCCTTGATGGCTCGTGGTTATGCCAGTGGCGGTGGTCCCTCGCTGGAGGAAATCAAGACACGCATTGCGGACGTGATCAAGTCGTTCGAGAAGGTTGACCCCAATGCTGTGAAGCCCGAGGCCAAGTTCACTGCCGACCTCGGTCTTGACAGTCTTGACGCCGTGGAGGTCGTCATGGCCATTGAGGAGGAGTTCAACATCGAGATCCCTGACGCCGACGCTGATGCTATCACGTCGGTGCAAGAGGCCGTGGACTACATTGCTAACACGCCTGATGCTATCTAA
- a CDS encoding serine/threonine-protein kinase SCH9, with protein MVDRSGTPASDDQMTPKARSTEQNPFDLLHERNFAGTGNRSSVMGLVSGGDRSMDRSKVPSVLLTPGYAKGQMSTLGQSMEPTISKETSDFLIKLPPPKQRPEPKEMTRNTGSARGCLKVEIIEGRDLDVASQTLSHPYAVLQFEKNEYIGKHVSKAAVGSNPAWNETAAFDVTMENRSLHLSVYDRIGDTEELIGACEIFPRLFHQSTTKRWYTLYLLKEDAEEQVKRGEVHIQTTYERLPLRKLSPRDFELLKLIGRGTFGRVFQVRKKDTKRIYAMKVLSKREIALKKEVTHTMGERKILEKSQDCPFLVGLKFSFQSETELFFVTDYKSGGELFWHLQREGRFTEGRAKFYVAELVLALEHLHKFGIIYRDLKPENILLDATGHVALCDFGLSKADLGAGQLTNTFCGTTEYLAPEILLDEMGYSKLVDFWSLGVLLFEMCCGWSPFYAEDTQQMYRNICFGKIKFPRGAISDGGKQFVKGLLNRNPKHRLGAQNDAQDLKSHVFFNDMDWDALSRKRIPPVFKPLVDSNESVANFDPEFTNTNLHDVAHFAMSDDDSVDTEISEAMKQALDCSTDAKNGVAIRSKEQRGNRSEPLSSSVQEKFRGFSYSGTYEGTSSAFEQGVNAIDWGREQPQNDL; from the exons ATGGTGGACCGATCAGGGACGCCAGCTTCCGATGATCAG ATGACACCCAAAGCGCGAAGCACGGAACAGAATCCATTTGACTTATTGCATGAACGTAACTTTGCCGGCACTGGCAACCGATCGAGTGTGATGGGACTTGTTAGCGGAGGTGACAGATCCATGGACCGATCCAAGGTGCCGAGTGTTCTCTTGACACCGGGCTATGCCAAGGGTCAAATGTCGACGTTAGGCCAAAGCATGGAGCCCACTATATCCAAAGAGACGTCTGACTTTCTGATCAAATTACCACCGCCCAAACAACGCCCTGAACCGAAAGAGATGACTCGGAATACGGGATCAGCACGCGGATGCCTCAAGGTCGAGATTATCGAAGGTCGCGACCTTGACGTGGCATCACAAACACTCTCACACCCATATGCGGTTTTGCAGTTCGAAAAGAACGAATACATCGGTAAGCACGTGTCGAAAGCAGCTGTTGGTTCGAACCCGGCGTGGAACGAGACGGCCGCCTTCGATGTTACCATGGAGAATCGGAGTCTGCATTTGAGTGTGTACGATCGTATTGGTGATACGGAAGAGCTTATCGGCGCCTGTGAAATATTCCCACGTCTTTTCCACCAGTCAACCACAAAACGATGGTACACGTTATACTTGCTCAAGGAGGACGCCGAAGAGCAGGTCAAGCGCGGTGAAGTACACATCCAAACTACATATGAGCGCCTGCCACTTCGTAAGTTATCTCCACGGGACTTTGAGCTGCTTAAGCTAATCGGACGTGGTACATTTGGGCGTGTGTTCCAGGTCCGCAAAAAGGATACGAAGCGTATTTATGCTATGAAAGTGCTCTCTAAGCGCGAAATCGCACTCAAAAAAGAGGTTACTCATACCATGGGTGAACGCAAGATTCTTGAGAAGAGCCAGGATTGTCCATTTCTTGTTGGGCTCAAGTTCAGTTTCCAGTCCGAGACAGAGCTTTTTTTCGTTACAGACTACAAATCAGGCGGCGAGTTATTTTGGCATCTACAGCGGGAAGGGCGCTTCACCGAAGGACGTGCCAAGTTCTATGTGGCTGAGCTAGTGTTGGCTCTCGAGCACTTGCACAAGTTTGGCATTATATACCGTGATCTCAAACCAGAGAACATTCTGCTCGATGCTACTGGGCATGTAGCTCTGTGCGATTTTGGCTTGAGCAAGGCTGACTTGGGTGCTGGTCAGCTCACCAATACATTCTGTGGAACGACTGAATACCTAGCGCCTGAGATATTGTTGGATGAAATGGGGTATAGCAAACTCGTCGATTTTTGGTCGCTCGGTGTACTCTTGTTTGAGATGTGCTGCGGATGGTCACCCTTTTACGCAGAAGACACGCAGCAAATGTACCGCAATATATGCTTTGGTAAGATCAAATTCCCTCGCGGAGCCATTTCTGATGGAGGAAAACAATTTGTTAAGGGTCTCTTAAACCGGAACCCCAAGCACCGGCTTGGAGCTCAAAACGATGCACAGGACCTGAAGAGTCATGTATTTTTTAACGACATGGACTGGGACGCGTTATCACGCAAACGGATACCCCCCGTATTTAAGCCTCTCGTGGATTCAAACGAGAGTGTGGCTAACTTTGACCCAGAATTTACCAACACAAATCTACATGACGTCGCGCACTTTGCCAtgtcggacgacgactcgGTAGACACAGAGATCAGTGAAGCGATGAAACAGGCACTAGACTGCTCAACAGATGCCAAAAATGGTGTGGCGATAAGGAGCAAGGAACAGCGTGGTAACCGATCTGAACCCTTATCTAGTAGCGTTCAGGAGAAGTTTCGCGGCTTTAGCTACAGTGGCACATACGAAGGCACCTCTAGTGCCTTCGAGCAGGGCGTCAATGCAATCGACTGGGGTCGTGAGCAGCCACAAAATGATTTGTAA